Proteins found in one Brachypodium distachyon strain Bd21 chromosome 5, Brachypodium_distachyon_v3.0, whole genome shotgun sequence genomic segment:
- the LOC100825993 gene encoding uncharacterized membrane protein At1g16860 — MLPGGEDGKRRGATTDDDDEAGATAASLNDLSATAGAAGNPRVPAPFPRAAAWAVAALLAVGIGLGALVLAVVQSAVLLVVALVLSAAVSAFFLWNASAAASGRVLRRFVDGLPASSLRVAADGQLVKITGFVSCGDISLISSYEKVENCVYTSTLLRKCGRWGSEVANVKNDCSRWKLTHAERFAADFYITDAKSGKRALVKAGYHSKVAPLIDENVLVTTSRNTELSSTLKCWLEERNLSSQEAPLIRLEEGYISEGMQLSVIGILSKKNGDPMIFPPPEPISTGCVLLSFLLPTYFDGIVLRLVDKSYVMPNSGIS, encoded by the exons ATGCTTCCGGGAGGCGAGGACGGCAAGCGCCGCGGCGCCaccaccgacgacgacgacgaggccggcgcCACCGCGGCCTCCCTAAACGACCTCAGCGCCACCGCCGGGGCCGCGGGGAACCCCCGCGTGCCCGCGCCGTTCCcgagggcggcggcctggGCGGTCGCGGCGCTGCTCGCGGTGGGGATCGGGCTCGGcgccctcgtcctcgccgtcgtGCAGAGCGCCGTGCTGCTCGTCGTCGCGCTGGTCCTCTCGGCGGCCGTAtccgccttcttcttgtggaATGCCTCGGCCGCGGCGTCCGGCCGCGTGCTGCGGCGATTCGTAGACGGGCTCCCGGCCTCCAGCCtccgcgtcgccgccgacgggcAGCTCGTCAAGATCACCGGT TTCGTTTCATGTGGTGATATTTCGTTAATCTCTTCATATGAGAAAGTGGAGAATTGTGTATACACATCTACGCTGCTGAGAAAGTGTGGTCGATGGGGTTCTGAGGTGGCAAATGTTAAGAATGATTGTTCCAGGTGGAAGCTGACACACGCGGAG AGGTTTGCTGCTGATTTCTACATAACGGATGCAAAATCAGGTAAAAGAGCCTTGGTGAAAGCTGGGTACCACTCAAAAGTAGCTCCGTTGATCGATGAAAATGTTCTGGTTACAACTAGTAGAAATACCGAACTGTCTTCAACATTGAAATGTTGGCTGGAAGAAAGAAATCTTTCTTCTCAAGAAGCTCCGCTTATTCGTCTTGAGGAAGG ATATATCAGTGAAGGAATGCAGTTGAGCGTGATCGGGATTTTGAGCAAGAAGAATGGAGATCCCATGATATTTCCTCCACCTGAACCTATATCTACGGGTTGTGTATTGCTGTCTTTTCTCCTTCCAACTTATTTTGATGGAATAGTTCTAAGATTGGTCGACAAGAGTTATGTAATGCCAAATTCTGGAATTTCATGA